The Vibrio penaeicida sequence GAATAATCCGGTTCGTATTGTACATTGCAGCTCTATTGAAAGAGAGCAGGTTTCAGGCCTGCTACAAGAAGTGGGTATTGGAACGGCAAACATACAAAGCTGGTTTAACACGAGTTCTTCAAGGCTAATGAAAGGTGAAATGGAAGAACCTGGTACGGTATTAGTTTGTCCAAGTTGGAGTATTCAATCAAATAATCTTAGGGTACATAAAACATCTAATATCGTGAATTGTTTTGCATGGTGCAGTGAGTCGACATTTAAAGAGCTAAGCCAAGTCGGGTTGACGAATCAAATCAAAGAGCTATTTATTCAGTCAGAACCCAAACTCGCCACAATGTGATATTTATTCCAAAAAATATCGGTAGTTAAAACGAGATATTAAACTTAAAAAGTTAAAAAATAAGGCAAGCAGGTCAATGCTTGCCTTTTTTATTGTTGGAATTATTTTCTTTTCAATAAAATGATCTAATAAGGTTAGAAACAAAATTTATAATAAATAGCTAAAAACCTAATAGATACGGTTTATCACATACAACTATAAGCATAATTAATAGTTGTATAAGTAACTATTAATTGCCGCTTTTGTTTTCGTTGTTATATTCATTTCGGTTCATTCAAAGAAGGATTAAATGACAATGTTAAACACAATTACAAACCTATTGGCTAAATTCCAACAAGACGAGCGCGGTGTAACTGCAGTTGAATATGCAATCATTGCTGTTGTTATTTCGGGCATTATTTTGGCGGCATTTAACAGTGGTTTAGGTGATGCCATTAGAAGTGCGATTGAAAATGTTACTTCAAATATAGAGCAAGTTACCCCTTCTGGTGGTAATGGTGGCGGTACTGGCAGCAACGGTTAATTATTCTCACCATATGGGTAGGCTTTTCCTACCCACAATCATAAGAGTTACGCTTCATGAGTAAACCTGTTCTCTTTATCTTACTTTCTGCGTTGTTATTTCTAGGGCTGTTTTATTCCAAAGATATTTTATTTGCTAGTGAAGCCCCAGTAATACCCGCTTCAACACAAGAAGCGACGGTTAACGTTCTGACTTTAGTTGAGCCTGTAGAAAAAGGGGTTCAATACAGCTTGGCCAATGTGGAATGGGTTGAGATGACAGAAACAAAAGCGCAGCAAAATGGCTTGCTGGTTCAAGGCAGCAAGATTCCAAAAAGTAGTCTTTTTAGAGCTCAACTTAGCAAAGGAACACTGCTTAAAAGATCTCAGCTATCGTTCCCTGGTGACGATGATTACATCAGCTTTACTTTGGCGAAAGATCACGTGCCTTACTACTACGAAACCGATGGGAAAAGTGTGCTAGATGCCATTGGCACCTATTCGGGTGACAAAGTCAGCTTCATCTCCACCACCAATTCCTATTCGAATATTCATGAAGCGGAATTTAAAGATGTGGGCAACCTGATTTCTGAAGTTCTGATTCATGACGCTAAGGTTATCCAAGTCACCGATACAGGCGAATCCAGCAGCGAGCAGGGGCGTCAAGTTAAAGCAAAACGCTTGGTGATTGAGTTGAGTATTCGTCAGGTAATGAAATTGGATATCGCTAAGCAAATTGGGCAGATCAGTATTGTGCCCTCCAACATGACCAATCAGTTTCTTTCCGTACGCAGCGTTGACTTACTTGAAAAACAACATGGGGTCAGAGAACTCAGAGCAGGCAGTGAATAATGAAAAATACAAAAGTAGCCGTTCTCATTTTTGCTTTATTTACGCACCTCAATATTGGCGCAGCTGAACTGGTGTCGATAGATCAGGGCGCGGCAAAAACGGTGAAAACCAATCGAACGATAGATACCGTTTTTGTGTCCGACCAAAACATCGCCGACTACAAAGTAA is a genomic window containing:
- a CDS encoding Flp family type IVb pilin, encoding MLNTITNLLAKFQQDERGVTAVEYAIIAVVISGIILAAFNSGLGDAIRSAIENVTSNIEQVTPSGGNGGGTGSNG
- a CDS encoding pilus assembly protein CpaB, with the translated sequence MSKPVLFILLSALLFLGLFYSKDILFASEAPVIPASTQEATVNVLTLVEPVEKGVQYSLANVEWVEMTETKAQQNGLLVQGSKIPKSSLFRAQLSKGTLLKRSQLSFPGDDDYISFTLAKDHVPYYYETDGKSVLDAIGTYSGDKVSFISTTNSYSNIHEAEFKDVGNLISEVLIHDAKVIQVTDTGESSSEQGRQVKAKRLVIELSIRQVMKLDIAKQIGQISIVPSNMTNQFLSVRSVDLLEKQHGVRELRAGSE